The proteins below come from a single Leptotrichia sp. oral taxon 223 genomic window:
- a CDS encoding autotransporter-associated N-terminal domain-containing protein: MSNNLRQIAKDLRSFVKRCKDVHYSDSLLIAFLVTGLLTFAPRLNADAATEQQEVSAATYDAITDLRQSFIRARKENEKSLKGAESELAKLLQQGDQVIKSPWASFQFGTGYTNNDWGTTYRGRGGKFLEYYRRDNDLTKYVFDPSKHLYGATNLNIPRNQEPDALTINPANVYKAYEPTEVTKMDAMTLPNAPTFNPNVVAPPARNYGTTRNDLDRRTFTTRGVTPTTADAYANTGYNTISQGTSGSNDGATFTTTGADYYNTYYNGANNNTHGQVEKLPQTSPPSFHPNITSFTGNIESGIKGHHYDGPYDAHTPYLNRYASYSDTWYYYVTVNGDTSTAAYNSNSSSGLHGRDMTYQRGHMSQDANGNWHWDATPSNETPTFRSNMILANNAAGLTIFDSNFTIDTFRNYTLPRNVVKVTNGNLSIQNTSSGTEYAYDLDTASPKIGHRDNETNFTINPAYSNAILVSGTGGDVNISNAGRGTTFNINGDRSNGILVTSSGKKVKVDGKTTFNANGNYTAGIYMASGAGNANVTSTTFNVKNSSYGLLVDSSAATGNTVTDSIFNITSGDGFHLRQGKGSVSGSIFTIGSGNGIYAHSGTTLSTVSGSRFTITGQNSNGILKNTTNDTTVSGSTFHVNGAGSTGITYNAHSTNEVIRNSTFNVNGGNGTTAGVHMINAEKITVDPNTDFNVNGHGIGIEIVNNGTSNKEIEFTGNPLNPPVKWTNMTLSGGYNVGINIMNGQMNSGVVTREINLHPGNSDKYGLDMTIVSNNNVGYFNRGYADKLTILSGNDPINTNSSSGYGRVKIGKIDPNAVGYDNNVIFANTAYAKAGEVNFKQIEIDGNNNTIAYFAPGNGGYFAGLSSNPTNNANVGFFGGTLAVQGIIGRNNLDSNSNNYDSTGNIGVYVASGQRNGLNTHDQIGEITGTTLDDLDVTNLNIGVGPNAENTTLVYAINGSAVKVANNTTQANGNILGSTISDGEFNYAKSKATQGVNYWGYTTPYSHISKGTVIAYSEGIFDNSQHKFGSNFNAGFDRNAPTKITINSPVDMVSKQGTAYRTSKGGQVVANGTTRAGGYQSIIAYSQDDASRTQLTNGVTYKSMKGTEDSIGSIIQVTKGITAADNMLFSTTNTQTINGTTVPYGPASGRNPIDFEKAYGNIGAYAVGGGDVLIKGTTANESTKEGSDKLVADAGGKSLIYGMAAYASGNGRPVVGNDNGSVVIFDSDSSAAATVVTGTNGALFATDRGYIEFAGEIVHQNNIGASVKTGTSNDGATIGAGETRGGRGAVMGVTNDHTNVPVFYVKRTSGTDDAGITFNNPTKIDMYDGYFLTGNEYQHRTGSINNYWNNSYSDYYKDKQRTAANGTAWDRARYRGMSEVTLNLVKGGEIDLGLINQAENTLKWNGDKDKTSAGGYLGSIAKYAGEMANIVNKASTNKDSTSKATKFSSTIINSTLDVENDKIELENYALSNPVSGVKSEKADGGTSVNDTAVDPFNNIKMESTKVNIKNNVKIYGDIGTLNGKSLLAGQGLNMANSLYRWDKLNDDNSNWVKTDNTQSGYTNEGTVSVWGGSDTNSITGINVAYGTIENKANAKVVVDHGFGIAGTDDSILKNNEGTIYVTGKYDPNGQDGIAGTGLNNSKKAKTTVESSPTGKNYGIVGISTNNVTEHASYGGYRYGNNKVDIENKNGIIEVDGELATGIYAENVNQSGAATYYNGSTDNATAKKSNVNILYENQSASQDDAIRVNHGAGGTANTTTQENKNLRGVGIALVEKNKDTAAANRGGVITLNTKNNGIGGTADILTYQNGIGIYGESAEIKFKTDSTGLTVDTGSDGAGIWVTDDSIVSSKADRLGTPKTLNYNYKGYNDKKGFGMIFGSTDPNNKYGGTTAKNYLDIKFNNNGDTNLTLAVEKAQTSPGTIAAGKGTTRGIAGMLVNTDANDSVYNYGDIKEDTSKTNVRSYGAVVNKGRLVNYGNIELNDSLNVDASSVEKADLKKVNAGIMANDHTTAANTWIENYGDIKVGTTSRKNIGGFGIYGYNIITGEKADHTPSTITVNSNSYGIYSGDGTVKVQKGTKLLVGNDTVLGHVQTTTGKAITTNPSGYPINRQTAYSQASELLPGRTTDAAYGVYIGDNSLMSGGSRNVEVSADMDIDRYSYGIVLAKNANAEAGGTNGTTVKIGDGSYTLDASGKVSSLTPTNAPTIVLAANKNAGGLVTSTAPTNPRIPEEVYEQGNAVYYYSADKNSKASSFANVTMNGDYNTAYYTAGSVDNFGTIDLRSQNNLNTVNGLSSSTLGYGNLGIVSTNPNVASTNYGTIITSMSDTENQKYSAGMAAGRNVYNDEGKFVRTEDEGYVVNRGTITVSQDEGIGMFATGARSKAVNYGTIDLQGKNSIGMYLDQGAHGENYGTIMGDGQSVKGVVAINNGYIKNYGTIKVTGTGSIGILTDNMDVKTDNEDSGANPYKGTESGVTANIKYVASGNVKTTGVGTTITVPDAVPMTKITVDGIDTPIFNVESDAANTGDWANKITVSSSIQTGGTRIIDLHAKNEWGNPVWEHAYKDQLSEVTSIGMYVDTSGVRYTNPIDGIQYLPNLSEVNLYFGPEATLYTNSKAIRIGDKVDVNGNVTKSNILKPFNDALAKLAGGAIVNPLSASLTWQVKAKLDANNQLSEVYMSKVPYHSFAYDDDTSLVNFTNNLDNIYEIARPESAEKVIFNKLNSLGNGEGHILAQAFDQMRGHIYGGVQQRIKATSDILGGEIDGLRSDTNLSKDSNKFKAFGQRNEYKTDTAGIPDWYSNSGGFAYVHEDETVRLGQASGWYAGVVNNYYTFKDLSKSYENQAMAKVGVFKSIPLDGDGTFVLNVGGNGFFGRNDIKRRFWVVDQEFRAKADYYSYGAGANLGLEKAFVINDGFSIVPNIGIKAEYGRFSSIHENGDMALNVKSDDYISVKPNAGIDFRYSQPVFKNTNFTAVLGFTYENEIGKLNDVENEARIVGAWTDYFGIRGDKEDKRGNFKSHLNLGLDNGRLGFTVNTGYETKGHNFNAGLGLRVLY, translated from the coding sequence ATGAGTAATAACTTACGACAGATTGCTAAAGACTTGCGATCGTTTGTTAAAAGATGTAAAGACGTGCACTATTCTGACAGCCTGCTAATCGCTTTCCTTGTTACCGGGCTTCTCACTTTTGCGCCTAGGCTTAATGCCGATGCAGCTACGGAGCAGCAGGAAGTCAGTGCTGCAACCTATGATGCCATAACTGACCTGCGTCAGTCCTTCATACGTGCCAGAAAGGAGAATGAGAAATCTCTTAAAGGTGCTGAGAGTGAGCTTGCAAAACTGCTTCAACAGGGGGATCAGGTTATCAAGAGCCCATGGGCTTCATTCCAGTTCGGCACAGGATATACAAACAACGACTGGGGAACTACCTACAGGGGGCGTGGAGGAAAGTTCCTGGAATACTACAGAAGGGATAACGATTTAACCAAGTATGTGTTTGACCCAAGCAAGCATCTATACGGGGCAACTAACTTGAATATTCCAAGAAATCAGGAGCCTGATGCTCTGACTATTAATCCAGCTAACGTTTATAAGGCTTATGAGCCAACTGAAGTGACTAAGATGGATGCGATGACATTGCCAAATGCGCCGACATTTAATCCAAATGTTGTGGCGCCACCAGCAAGAAATTATGGTACTACAAGAAATGACTTAGATAGAAGAACATTTACTACAAGAGGTGTTACTCCAACAACAGCAGATGCTTATGCTAATACAGGCTATAATACTATTAGTCAAGGTACGAGTGGAAGTAATGACGGTGCTACATTTACAACTACAGGAGCAGATTACTATAATACTTACTATAATGGAGCGAATAATAATACTCATGGACAAGTTGAAAAATTACCGCAAACATCACCACCAAGTTTTCATCCCAATATAACTAGTTTTACTGGGAATATTGAATCTGGGATAAAAGGCCACCACTATGATGGTCCTTATGATGCTCATACACCATACCTTAACAGATATGCAAGTTATTCAGATACGTGGTATTACTATGTAACTGTAAATGGAGATACGTCTACTGCTGCTTATAATAGTAATTCTAGCAGTGGACTTCATGGACGTGATATGACATACCAAAGAGGACATATGTCTCAGGATGCAAATGGGAACTGGCACTGGGATGCAACTCCTAGTAATGAAACCCCAACTTTTCGTTCTAATATGATTTTAGCTAATAATGCTGCTGGATTAACTATATTTGATTCTAATTTTACAATAGATACGTTTAGAAATTATACGTTACCTCGTAATGTTGTTAAAGTTACAAATGGAAACTTAAGTATACAAAATACAAGTTCAGGAACTGAGTATGCCTATGATTTAGATACAGCATCGCCTAAAATAGGGCACAGAGATAACGAAACTAATTTTACAATAAATCCAGCTTACAGTAACGCTATTTTGGTTTCAGGAACTGGAGGAGATGTTAATATATCAAATGCTGGTAGAGGAACAACATTTAATATAAATGGGGATCGAAGTAATGGAATTCTAGTAACTTCTTCAGGAAAAAAAGTTAAAGTAGATGGAAAGACAACTTTTAATGCAAATGGAAATTATACTGCAGGTATCTATATGGCTTCAGGAGCAGGAAATGCAAATGTAACATCTACTACATTTAATGTAAAAAATTCAAGTTATGGACTTCTTGTAGATAGTTCTGCAGCAACTGGAAATACAGTTACAGATTCTATTTTTAACATAACTAGTGGAGATGGATTTCATTTGCGACAAGGTAAAGGTTCTGTCAGTGGTAGTATATTCACTATAGGTAGTGGAAATGGAATTTATGCTCATAGTGGAACAACTTTATCTACAGTAAGTGGCTCAAGATTTACAATAACTGGACAAAACAGTAATGGTATTTTGAAAAATACAACTAATGATACAACTGTATCAGGTTCAACTTTTCATGTAAACGGAGCTGGTTCTACAGGTATTACATATAATGCACATTCTACTAATGAAGTTATCAGAAATTCAACATTTAATGTAAATGGTGGAAATGGAACAACTGCAGGTGTTCACATGATTAATGCAGAAAAGATAACAGTTGATCCAAATACGGACTTCAATGTAAATGGACACGGAATTGGTATTGAGATTGTAAATAATGGAACAAGCAATAAAGAAATTGAATTTACAGGTAATCCGCTTAATCCGCCTGTTAAATGGACAAATATGACTTTAAGTGGAGGTTATAATGTTGGAATTAACATTATGAATGGTCAAATGAATAGTGGAGTAGTTACTAGAGAAATAAATCTGCATCCTGGAAATAGTGATAAATATGGGCTTGATATGACAATTGTATCTAATAATAATGTTGGTTATTTTAATAGAGGATATGCAGATAAACTTACTATTCTTAGCGGAAACGATCCTATAAATACAAATAGTTCATCTGGATACGGGCGTGTAAAAATAGGTAAGATAGACCCTAATGCTGTAGGATATGATAATAATGTTATATTTGCTAATACTGCTTATGCAAAAGCAGGAGAAGTTAATTTCAAACAAATAGAAATTGACGGGAATAATAACACAATTGCGTATTTTGCACCAGGAAATGGAGGTTATTTCGCAGGTTTATCTAGTAACCCAACTAATAATGCAAATGTAGGATTCTTTGGAGGAACTTTAGCGGTACAAGGAATTATAGGAAGAAATAATTTAGATAGTAACTCAAATAATTATGATTCCACAGGTAATATTGGGGTATATGTTGCTTCAGGACAAAGAAATGGGTTAAATACTCATGATCAAATTGGAGAAATAACTGGAACAACACTTGATGATTTAGATGTTACTAATCTTAATATAGGAGTAGGACCTAATGCAGAAAATACAACTCTTGTGTATGCAATTAACGGTTCGGCTGTAAAAGTTGCGAATAATACAACTCAGGCAAATGGTAATATTTTAGGAAGTACAATTTCTGACGGGGAATTTAACTATGCAAAATCAAAAGCAACTCAAGGTGTGAATTATTGGGGATATACAACACCGTATAGTCATATTTCAAAAGGAACTGTCATAGCTTATTCTGAAGGTATTTTTGATAATAGTCAACATAAATTTGGTTCTAATTTTAATGCAGGATTTGATAGAAATGCACCGACTAAAATTACAATCAATTCTCCTGTAGACATGGTTTCTAAACAAGGAACTGCGTACAGAACAAGCAAAGGTGGACAAGTTGTAGCAAATGGAACAACTAGGGCTGGAGGATACCAATCAATAATTGCTTATTCTCAAGATGATGCTTCTAGAACTCAATTAACAAATGGTGTAACATATAAATCTATGAAAGGTACAGAAGATAGTATCGGTTCAATAATCCAAGTAACTAAAGGAATTACAGCAGCAGATAATATGTTGTTTAGCACAACTAATACGCAAACTATTAATGGTACAACAGTTCCTTATGGACCAGCCTCTGGAAGAAATCCAATCGATTTTGAAAAAGCTTATGGAAATATCGGAGCCTATGCAGTAGGTGGTGGAGACGTACTTATAAAAGGTACAACAGCTAATGAAAGTACTAAAGAAGGCTCAGACAAACTAGTGGCTGATGCTGGTGGAAAATCATTAATTTATGGAATGGCTGCTTATGCTTCAGGAAATGGAAGACCAGTTGTTGGTAATGATAATGGTTCAGTAGTTATATTTGATTCAGATAGTAGTGCAGCTGCTACAGTAGTTACAGGTACAAATGGAGCATTGTTTGCAACAGATAGAGGATATATTGAATTTGCTGGAGAAATTGTTCATCAAAATAATATAGGTGCATCTGTAAAAACGGGAACGTCTAATGATGGAGCAACAATAGGAGCTGGAGAAACAAGAGGTGGAAGAGGAGCTGTAATGGGTGTAACAAATGACCATACTAATGTCCCAGTATTCTATGTAAAACGTACTTCTGGAACAGATGATGCAGGAATTACATTCAATAATCCTACTAAAATAGATATGTATGATGGATATTTCCTAACTGGTAATGAATATCAGCATAGAACAGGTTCAATAAACAATTATTGGAATAATTCATATTCTGATTACTACAAAGACAAACAACGTACAGCAGCAAATGGTACAGCTTGGGATAGAGCAAGATATAGAGGTATGTCAGAAGTTACTTTAAACCTTGTTAAAGGTGGAGAAATTGACTTAGGATTAATCAATCAGGCTGAAAATACACTTAAATGGAATGGTGATAAAGACAAGACATCTGCTGGTGGATATTTAGGTAGCATAGCCAAATATGCTGGTGAAATGGCAAATATCGTAAATAAAGCTAGTACAAATAAAGATAGTACATCAAAGGCAACTAAATTTAGCAGTACTATAATTAACAGTACATTGGATGTAGAAAATGATAAGATAGAATTGGAAAACTATGCACTTTCAAATCCTGTAAGCGGTGTAAAATCTGAAAAAGCAGATGGCGGTACGTCTGTAAACGATACAGCTGTAGATCCATTTAATAATATCAAAATGGAAAGTACAAAAGTAAATATCAAAAATAATGTAAAAATTTATGGAGATATAGGAACACTGAATGGAAAATCTCTATTAGCTGGACAAGGGCTGAATATGGCTAACTCATTGTATCGTTGGGATAAACTAAATGATGATAATTCAAATTGGGTAAAAACTGACAATACACAATCAGGATACACTAATGAAGGTACTGTAAGTGTTTGGGGAGGAAGCGACACTAATTCTATTACAGGTATCAATGTGGCATATGGAACAATTGAAAATAAGGCTAATGCTAAAGTTGTTGTAGATCATGGATTTGGTATCGCAGGAACTGATGACAGTATTTTGAAAAATAACGAAGGTACAATTTATGTAACTGGTAAATATGATCCTAATGGACAAGATGGAATTGCAGGTACAGGTTTAAATAATAGTAAAAAAGCAAAAACTACTGTAGAATCTTCACCAACAGGTAAAAACTACGGTATTGTAGGAATTTCTACTAACAACGTTACAGAACATGCAAGTTACGGCGGATACAGATATGGAAACAATAAAGTAGATATTGAAAATAAAAATGGTATTATTGAAGTTGATGGGGAACTGGCAACTGGTATTTATGCAGAAAATGTTAACCAAAGTGGAGCTGCCACATACTACAACGGAAGTACTGACAATGCGACAGCCAAAAAATCAAATGTAAATATCTTATATGAAAACCAAAGCGCCTCTCAAGATGATGCAATCAGAGTAAATCATGGAGCAGGTGGTACTGCCAACACAACTACACAGGAAAATAAAAATTTACGTGGTGTAGGTATTGCATTAGTTGAAAAAAATAAAGATACAGCTGCTGCCAATAGAGGTGGAGTCATTACATTGAACACTAAGAACAATGGAATTGGTGGTACTGCCGACATCTTGACTTACCAAAACGGTATCGGTATTTATGGTGAAAGCGCAGAAATTAAATTCAAGACTGACTCCACAGGGCTTACAGTAGATACAGGAAGTGACGGGGCAGGAATCTGGGTAACTGATGATTCAATTGTTTCATCAAAAGCTGACCGTTTAGGAACTCCAAAAACATTGAACTATAACTACAAAGGTTACAATGACAAAAAAGGATTTGGAATGATCTTTGGAAGTACAGATCCAAATAATAAATATGGCGGTACAACTGCTAAAAACTATTTGGATATTAAATTCAACAATAATGGAGATACTAACCTGACATTGGCTGTAGAAAAAGCTCAGACATCACCAGGAACAATTGCCGCAGGTAAAGGTACTACAAGAGGTATTGCCGGAATGCTGGTAAATACTGATGCCAATGATAGTGTATACAACTATGGGGATATCAAGGAAGATACTTCCAAGACTAACGTAAGATCTTACGGTGCGGTAGTTAATAAGGGAAGACTTGTAAACTACGGAAATATTGAGTTGAATGATTCATTAAATGTAGATGCTTCAAGCGTGGAAAAAGCTGATCTTAAGAAAGTAAATGCAGGTATCATGGCAAATGATCACACTACAGCTGCAAATACTTGGATTGAAAACTATGGAGATATAAAAGTAGGAACTACTTCAAGAAAAAATATCGGTGGATTCGGAATTTACGGATATAACATTATAACTGGCGAAAAAGCTGATCATACACCAAGCACAATAACTGTAAACAGCAACAGCTACGGTATTTATTCGGGAGACGGAACAGTTAAGGTTCAGAAGGGAACTAAACTGCTGGTAGGTAACGATACTGTTTTAGGACATGTTCAAACTACGACAGGAAAAGCTATTACAACAAATCCGTCAGGTTACCCAATTAATAGACAGACTGCTTATTCGCAAGCCTCAGAACTGCTTCCAGGAAGAACAACTGATGCGGCTTACGGGGTTTACATCGGAGACAACTCATTGATGAGCGGCGGAAGCAGAAATGTAGAAGTAAGTGCAGATATGGATATTGACAGATACTCCTACGGAATTGTGCTGGCTAAAAACGCAAATGCTGAAGCAGGCGGAACTAACGGAACAACTGTTAAGATTGGAGATGGAAGCTATACTCTTGATGCAAGCGGAAAAGTTTCGAGCCTGACACCAACTAATGCTCCAACAATTGTGCTGGCAGCTAATAAAAATGCAGGTGGACTTGTTACATCAACAGCGCCAACTAATCCAAGAATTCCGGAAGAAGTTTACGAACAGGGAAATGCCGTATATTACTACTCAGCTGATAAAAACTCCAAGGCTAGTTCATTTGCAAACGTAACAATGAACGGTGACTACAATACTGCTTACTACACAGCAGGAAGTGTTGACAACTTTGGAACAATCGACTTGAGATCGCAAAACAACCTGAATACTGTAAATGGACTTTCAAGTTCGACTCTAGGATACGGAAACTTGGGAATAGTTTCAACAAACCCTAATGTTGCATCAACAAACTACGGAACAATTATTACATCAATGTCAGATACTGAAAATCAAAAATACTCAGCAGGTATGGCAGCAGGACGTAACGTTTACAACGATGAAGGAAAATTTGTAAGAACTGAGGATGAAGGATACGTTGTAAACAGAGGTACAATAACAGTATCACAAGATGAAGGTATCGGAATGTTTGCAACTGGTGCAAGATCTAAGGCTGTAAACTACGGTACTATCGATCTTCAAGGTAAGAATTCGATAGGAATGTACCTGGATCAGGGAGCACATGGTGAAAACTACGGTACAATCATGGGAGACGGACAAAGCGTCAAAGGTGTAGTTGCAATCAATAACGGATACATCAAGAACTATGGTACAATTAAAGTTACAGGAACAGGTTCAATAGGAATTCTTACAGATAATATGGATGTCAAGACTGATAACGAAGATTCTGGTGCAAACCCATATAAAGGAACAGAATCAGGAGTAACAGCCAACATCAAATACGTTGCTTCAGGTAATGTAAAAACAACAGGTGTAGGAACAACTATAACAGTGCCTGATGCTGTGCCAATGACTAAGATTACTGTAGACGGTATTGACACTCCAATATTCAATGTTGAAAGTGATGCGGCAAATACAGGAGACTGGGCTAACAAAATAACAGTTTCAAGCAGCATTCAAACTGGAGGAACAAGAATAATTGATCTTCACGCTAAAAATGAATGGGGTAATCCTGTATGGGAACACGCTTACAAAGATCAGCTGTCAGAAGTTACAAGCATCGGAATGTACGTAGATACTTCAGGAGTCAGATATACTAACCCAATTGACGGAATCCAATACTTGCCTAATTTATCAGAAGTAAACTTGTATTTCGGACCGGAAGCTACATTGTATACAAACTCCAAGGCAATCAGAATTGGAGATAAAGTTGACGTTAACGGAAATGTTACTAAGAGCAATATCCTGAAACCATTTAACGATGCATTGGCTAAATTGGCAGGAGGGGCAATTGTCAATCCGCTGTCAGCAAGCTTAACTTGGCAAGTAAAAGCAAAACTTGATGCAAATAACCAATTGTCAGAAGTATATATGAGTAAGGTTCCTTACCACTCATTTGCCTATGACGATGATACTTCACTTGTAAACTTCACAAACAACCTGGACAACATCTATGAAATCGCAAGACCGGAAAGTGCTGAAAAAGTTATCTTCAATAAACTGAACAGCCTAGGAAACGGAGAAGGGCATATCCTGGCTCAGGCGTTCGATCAGATGAGAGGGCACATTTATGGTGGAGTCCAACAAAGAATCAAGGCTACATCTGATATCCTTGGCGGAGAGATTGACGGGCTTAGAAGCGATACCAACCTTTCAAAGGATTCCAACAAGTTCAAGGCGTTCGGACAAAGAAACGAGTACAAGACTGACACTGCAGGAATACCTGACTGGTACAGCAACTCAGGTGGATTTGCCTACGTCCACGAAGATGAGACTGTAAGACTTGGACAAGCTTCAGGATGGTATGCGGGAGTTGTAAACAACTACTACACATTCAAAGATCTGTCTAAATCTTATGAAAACCAGGCAATGGCCAAAGTCGGAGTGTTCAAGTCAATCCCTCTTGACGGTGACGGAACATTCGTACTTAATGTAGGAGGAAACGGATTCTTCGGAAGAAACGACATCAAGCGTAGATTCTGGGTAGTAGATCAGGAATTCAGAGCAAAAGCTGACTACTATTCTTATGGTGCGGGAGCAAACCTTGGACTTGAAAAGGCATTTGTAATAAATGACGGCTTCAGCATCGTTCCAAACATCGGAATCAAGGCTGAATACGGAAGATTCTCTTCAATCCATGAAAACGGGGACATGGCGCTGAATGTCAAGAGCGACGACTACATCTCAGTTAAACCGAATGCAGGAATCGACTTCAGATACAGCCAGCCAGTGTTCAAGAATACGAACTTCACAGCAGTTCTGGGCTTCACTTATGAAAACGAAATCGGAAAACTGAACGACGTTGAAAATGAAGCAAGAATAGTTGGAGCATGGACAGACTACTTCGGAATCAGAGGGGACAAGGAAGACAAGAGAGGAAACTTCAAGTCGCACCTTAACCTAGGACTGGATAACGGAAGACTGGGATTCACAGTAAACACAGGATACGAAACAAAGGGACACAACTTCAACGCCGGACTGGGACTGAGAGTTCTGTACTAG
- a CDS encoding AAA family ATPase, translating into MKKIPIGIDDFKKLMENDAYYVDKTEFISEILDDASEVKLFTRPRRFGKTLNMSMLKYFFDIDNAEENRKLFSGLDIEKSEYFSEQGKYPVIFISLKGIKSNCWEECLFDLRSLISNLYNEFEFVRASLNESELKEFNKIWFKKDDGEYKNALQNLTAYLYRHYKKEVILLIDEYDSPLISAYEHHYYNDAVTFFKIFYGEALKTNQYLKMGVMTGIIRVIKAGIFSDLNNLSVYSILENDYAEFFGFNQDEVEEILEYFDVKYEVSDVKAWYNGYKFGDAEVYNPWSILKFLKSKKIGSHWVDTSGNFLINDILKNIDTDTMETLERLFMGESVEENINGNSDLSVLLDQEEIWELLLFSGYLTIDEKIGEDYENVYSLRLPNREVREFFRQKFIDVNFGESLFRKAMESLKKLKFNYFEKYLQDILLKSTSYNDTKNEDFYQGLILGMMFYLDNHYYVKSNEESGLGRYDLMIEPKNKNNRAFILEFKVTRDENTLEKVSREAIEQIIEKRYDVVLRERGIEDITLIGVAFCGKRVKISY; encoded by the coding sequence ATGAAAAAGATTCCTATTGGTATTGATGATTTTAAAAAATTAATGGAAAACGACGCATACTATGTTGACAAAACGGAATTTATTTCTGAGATTTTGGATGATGCTTCGGAAGTGAAATTGTTTACACGTCCAAGAAGGTTTGGGAAGACTTTGAATATGTCAATGCTTAAATATTTTTTTGATATTGATAATGCTGAGGAAAATAGGAAATTGTTTAGTGGACTGGATATTGAAAAGTCAGAATATTTTTCAGAACAAGGAAAGTATCCAGTGATTTTCATTTCATTGAAGGGGATTAAAAGTAACTGTTGGGAAGAATGTTTGTTTGACTTGAGAAGTTTAATTAGTAATCTTTATAACGAGTTTGAATTTGTCAGAGCTTCTTTGAATGAAAGTGAGCTGAAAGAATTTAATAAAATCTGGTTTAAAAAAGATGATGGCGAGTATAAGAATGCTTTGCAGAATTTGACAGCTTATTTGTATCGGCATTACAAAAAGGAAGTTATTTTGTTAATTGATGAGTATGACAGTCCTTTGATTTCAGCTTATGAACATCACTATTATAACGATGCTGTTACATTTTTTAAAATATTTTATGGAGAAGCATTGAAAACTAATCAGTATTTAAAAATGGGCGTTATGACTGGAATTATCAGAGTTATTAAGGCTGGAATATTTTCTGACTTGAATAATCTAAGCGTTTATTCTATTTTAGAAAATGATTATGCTGAATTTTTTGGATTTAATCAGGATGAAGTTGAAGAGATACTTGAATATTTTGATGTGAAATATGAAGTTTCAGATGTTAAGGCTTGGTATAATGGATATAAATTTGGTGATGCTGAGGTTTACAATCCTTGGAGTATTTTAAAATTTTTGAAATCTAAAAAAATTGGTTCACATTGGGTTGATACTTCCGGGAATTTCCTAATTAACGATATTTTGAAAAATATAGATACAGATACGATGGAAACTTTGGAAAGATTATTTATGGGCGAAAGCGTTGAGGAAAATATCAATGGAAATTCAGATTTGTCTGTCTTGCTTGATCAGGAAGAAATTTGGGAACTGCTTTTATTTAGCGGATATTTAACGATTGATGAGAAAATTGGGGAAGATTATGAGAATGTCTATTCTTTAAGATTGCCAAACAGGGAAGTGAGGGAGTTTTTCAGACAGAAGTTCATTGATGTAAATTTTGGGGAAAGTTTATTTAGAAAGGCGATGGAATCTCTTAAAAAGCTCAAATTTAATTACTTTGAAAAATATCTTCAGGATATTTTGCTAAAATCGACAAGTTACAATGATACTAAAAACGAGGATTTTTATCAAGGGCTAATTTTAGGAATGATGTTTTATCTGGACAACCATTATTATGTAAAATCCAATGAGGAATCGGGACTTGGGAGATATGATCTTATGATAGAGCCAAAGAATAAAAATAACAGGGCTTTTATATTGGAATTTAAAGTTACAAGGGATGAAAATACTCTTGAAAAGGTTTCAAGAGAGGCGATAGAACAGATAATTGAAAAAAGATATGATGTTGTCTTGAGAGAAAGAGGCATTGAAGATATTACTCTCATTGGGGTGGCTTTTTGTGGCAAGAGAGTTAAAATTTCTTATTAA